CAGCAAGGGCCATGCGGCGGCCGCCCTCTACGCCACCCTGGCCCACCAGGGCTTCTTCCCGATCGAGGACCTGCTGACGTTCATGGACCCCCTGTCCAAGCTCAACGGGCACCCCAACCGCAACAAGGTGCCGGGTGTCGAGACCAACACGGGGCCTCTGGGCCACGGCCTGCCCGTCGCGGTGGGCAGCGCCATCGGCAGCGCCCTGAAGGACCAGAGCTGGCGCACCTACGTGGTGCTGGGCGACGGCGAACTTCAGGAGGGCAGCAACTGGGAAGCCATCATGACGGCCGGCCACCGCCGCCTGGGCACCCTGACGGCCATCGTGGACCGCAACCGCCTGCAACAGGGCGCGCGCACCGAGGACACCAATACCCTCGAACCGCTGGCCGACAAGTGGCGCAGCTTCGGGTGGGAGGTCCATGAGGTGGACGGACACGACCACGCCGCCCTCTACGACGTGCTCAGCGCCGAGCCTGGAGACCGCCCGCGCTGCGTGATCGCCCACACCGTGAAGGGCAAGGGCGTGTCGTTCATCGAAGACCGGGTGGAGTGGCATCACAAGGTGCCCACCCAGGACCAGATCGAGCAGGCCAGAAGGGAGATCGGCGAATGAGCACGGAAACCATGACACCCCAGGCGGCGACCTTCGACAACCGGCAGGCCTTTGCCGAAGAACTCATCCGCCTCGCCCGCGAAGACCGCCGCATCGTCGCGGTCTGCAACGACTCCGTGGGGTCGAGCAACCTCGGCGCCTTCCAGAAGGAATTTCCGGAGCGGCTGATCAATGTCGGCATCGCGGAGCAGGACATGGTGGGGGTCGGTGCGGGCCTGGCCAACGCGGGCTTCATTCCTTTCGTCTGCGCCGCCGGTCCCTTCCTGAGTGGCCGCGCGCTCGAACAGATCAAGGCCGACGTCGCCTACTCCAATTTCCATGTGGTGCTGTGCGCCATGAGTCCGGGGATGGCCTACGGCGAACTCGGGCCGACGCACCACTCCATCGAGGACCTGGCCTGGATCAACGCCATCGACAACATGACCCTGCTCATGCCGGCCGACGCGCAGCAGACCCGTCAGGCCGTGCAGTGGAGCGCCGAAAACGGCCGGCCGGTGTACATGCGGGTGGGACGTTTCAAGGTGCCGGCCGTGACCCCGCAGGACGAACCCTTCGAGGTGGGCAAGGCGGTGCAGGTCCGGGAGGGCCGGGACGTGACCCTGATCGGGGCCGGCACCACCGTCTCGCGCGCGCTGGAGGCCGCCGAACTGCTCGCCGCCCAGGGCTACAGCGCCCGCGTGCTGAACATGGCGACCATCAAACCGCTCGACGAGGACGCGGTCGTGCGCGCCGCGCGGGAGACGGGCCGCATCGTGACCGCCGAGGAGGCGACCACGCACGGCGGCCTGGGGTCCATGGTCGCCCACGTCCTGGCCCTGCATCACCCCACCCCCATGCGGACCCTGGGCGTCACCGGTTTTGCCCCCACCGGCAGCGCCGAATACCTGCTCGAACACTTCGGGCTGACCGCGCGCGGCATCGCCGACGCCGCCCTGGAGCTGCTGTAACGTATGGACGCTTCCGCCCCTGACTGCGTGCTGGCGATCGACCAGGGCACCAGCGGCACCAAATGCCTGTTGGTGGACGGCGCCGGCCGGATCGTCGCGCGGGGTCACGCTCCCCTTTCCGAACAGCATCCCCAGCCGGGATGGGTCAACCAGAACCCCGAGGAACTCTGGCAGAGCGTGCAGGCAGCCGTCCGGGCGTGCCTTCAGGGGCAGGAACCGTCGCGGGTCCGGGCTGTGGGCCTGAGCACCCAGCGGGAATCCTACCTGCTCTGGGACCGGCGCGGCGGCCAGGCCATCTCCCCGCTGATCAGCTGGCAGGACCAGCGCGCCCCGCTCTCCGAGGAACTGCGCCGGCCGGAAACGGGGCAACTGGTCCGCAGCCGCAGCGGCCTGCCCCTAGACCCTATGTTCTCGGCCAGCAAGGCGGCCTGGCTGCTCGACACCTACGATCCGGAGCGCGAACGCAGCGGACGCGGCGAGTGGTGCCTGGGCACGGTGGATTCCTGGCTGCTGTTCAGGATGACGGGCGAGCACCTCACCGAACTCGGCAACGCCTCGCGCACGCAGCTCCTGAACGTCCACACCGCCGAGTGGGACCCCGAACTCCTGCGGCTGTTCCGGGTGCCGCGCGCCGCGCTGCCCGAACTGCGGCCGAGCAACGGGCCCTTTCCCGCCCTGCGCGGTCTGGCCCCCCTGCCCGACGGCACGCCCATCCGGGCCGTGCTGGGCGACTCGCACGCGGCGCTGTTCGCCCACGGGGCCTTCAGCCCGGGCGCGGTCAAGGCGACCTACGGCACGGGCTCCTCGGTGATGGGGCTGCTCCACGACGCGCAGCAGCTCGATCCGGGACTGTGCCTGACCGTCGCCTGGAGCATGGGCGATCAGGTCCAGCTGGCGGCCGAGGGCAACGTCCGTTCGACCGGGGCCGGCCTGAAATGGGTCGCGGAGCTGCTGGGTCTGAGTCCGGCCGAACTCGCGGCCCTCGCCCGCACGGTCGGGCACAGCCCGGTCACGCTCGTTCCGGGCTTCGGCGGCCTCGGCGCGCCCTGGTGGGACGAGGGCGCGGTGGGCCTGATCAGCAACCTCACCCTGGGCAGCACCCGCGCGGACCTGGCCTTCGCCGCCGTCGATTCCATCGCCCAGCAGGTCAGCGACGTGGTCGAGGCCGTCAACCGCAGCGTGGGCCAGATTCAGGTGCTCTACACCGACGGTGGAGCGACGGCCAACCCGGACCTGATGCAGCGTCAGGCCGACCTCATCGACACGGCGGTGCTGCGTTCCGAGAACGCCGAACTCTCCGCACTGGGCGCGGCGCACCTGGCAGGCCTCGGGGCAGGGCTCTGGGACGCTCAGGCGCTGCGCGACCTGCCCCGCGAGCGGCAGACCTTCCGGCCCCAGATCACCGCTGCCGAACGTCTGCGGCTACGCCGCGTCTGGCGGGAGGCCGTCGACCGGGCCCGCACGCCCCAGCCCGCGTCTCCGGACGCCGCTGCGCTGACCTCCCAGGCCACGAGGTACTGATATGCAATCGCCCCTGCTCAAAGCCGGTCCTTCGCCTGTCAAGACGCCGTGGTGGCGGGGTCTGCTGGGAACCAGCGGCCCGCTGATCGGCCTGATCCTGCTGTTCGGCGTGATGTCGGTCGCCACGGACTCGTTCCTCTCGGTGCGCAACCTCCTCAACGTCCTCGACCAGATGACGGTCCTGGGCATCCTGGCCATCGGCATGACGCTCGTCATCGTCATCGGGGGCATCGACCTGTCGGTCGGCGCGGTCCTCGCCCTGTCCATGATGGTCATGGGGTGGCTGGCCAACACCCACGGCTGGCCCTTTCCGCTCGCCATCCTCGCCGCGCTGGTGGTCGGCGGCCTGTGCGGCCTGATCTCGGGGCTGCTCGTCACGCGGCTGAAGCTCCCGGCCTTCATCGCCACCCTGGCCCTGCTGTCGGTGGCGCGCGGCCTGGCGAACATCATCACCAACGGCGAACAGATCGTGGGTTATCCCGAGTGGTTCACCAACCTCGCCATCGTCCGGCACCTGGGTTTCCTGTCGGCCACCGTGGCCCTCCTGATCCTCCTGGCCCTGGCGACCGCCGCCTTCCTGCGCTACCGCGCGTCGGGCCGCAGCCTGTACGCCATCGGCGGCAGCCCCGAGGTCGCGCGTCTGGCGGGCATCTCGGTGCGCCGGGTCTCCACCTGGGTCTACGTGGCCTCGGGGGTGCTCGCCGGCCTGGCCGGGGTGGTCCTGGCGGCCCGGCTGGATTCCTCGCAGCCCAGCGCCGGCACCGGCTACGAACTCGACGCCATCGCCGCCGTGGTCATCGGCGGGGCCAGCCTGGCCGGCGGGGTGGGCAGCGTGGGCGGCACGATCATCGGGGTGTTCATCATCGGCATCCTCCGCAACGGCCTGAACCTGATCGGCGTGTCGCCCTTTATCCAGCAGATCATCATCGGCGTCGTCATCGCCATCGCCGTCTCCATCGATACCCTCCGTCGCCGCGAACGCTAGGCCTCTTTCCTCCTCCGGCTTCTGTCCGCCCACGGCCCCTCGTCCTCTCGCCCCCAAGGAGCTTCACATGACCCGTACCCGCATCGCTGCCCTCGGCCTGTCCACCCTCACCCTGCTGCTCGCGGCCGCTCCCGTACAGGCGCAGGCCGCCGGCAAGAAGGTCACCATCGGGCTGGCCGTCGCCAACCTGCAGGCCAACTTCTTCAACCAGATCAAGCAGTCGGTCGAGCGTACGGCCAAGGCGCAGGGCATCACCGTGATCACCGTGGACGCCAAGGGCGACTCGGCCACGCAGGTCAGCCAGATCCAGGACCTCGTCGCCCGCAACGTGGACGCCATCATCTACATCCCTGCCGGGGCCACCGCCGCCGCCGTGCCGGTGCGCACCGCGCGCGCCGCCGGTATCCCGGTCGTGAACGTCGACCGCAACGCCGCCGGCGCTCCCGGCGACACCTTTATCGCCACCGACAGCGTAGCGGCCGCCCAGACGCTCGGGGACTACGTGTGCAAGCAGACCGGCGGCAAGGGGAACGTGGCGATCATCCAGGGCCAGCTGGGCACCACCCCCGAGCAGGACCGCGACAAGGGCTTCAGCCAGGCGCTCGCCAAATGCACGGGCCTCAAGGTGGTCGCCAAGCAGGCCAGCAACGCCTGGGCACAGGACGAGGGCTTCAACATCGCGCAGGACATGCTCCAGAAGACCCCGGACATCACCGTCTTCTTCGGCCGCGCCGACGCCCTGGCCCTGGGGGCCGCGCAGGCCGCCAAGGTCGCCGGACTGGGCGGCAAGGTGATGGTGGTCGGCTTCGACGGCGACACCGCCGGCCTGCAGGCCGTGCAGTCGGGCACCCTCAGCGCGACCATGACCCAGCGCACCCAGTACATGGGCCAGCTCGCGGTCAAGTCGGCGCTCGACCTGATCAACAAGAAGTCGGTGCCGAAGGTCCAGTTGCAGGCGGCCACCCTGACCACCAAGGCCAACGTCGCGCCCTTCCTCAAGACGCACCCCTGAGCCAGCCGAGGGTGGCCCGGTCCTCTCGCCGGGCCACCGTTGTTTCCTGAACCCGAGGTTTCCGAGTCAAGCGAGTAAAGGAGGTGAAGCACATGACCGCATCCGTCCACACGCCCCCCCTGCCGCAAGGACCGGCCCAGGGCCAGCAAGGAGGCCTGTGCATCCGTGGAGTGGGCAAACGGTACGGCCAGAACGTCGTGCTGGAACACATCGATCTGGACGTGCGTCCCGGTGAGGTCGTGGCGCTGCTGGGCGAGAACGGCGCGGGGAAATCGACCCTCTCCTCGATCATCGCCGGCCTGGTCCGGCCCGATTTCGGCCAGCTGACCTGGCAGGGCCAGCCCTACGCACCGGTCTCGCCGGGGGACGCCATCGGTCAGGGCATCGGCCTGATCCACCAGGAGACGAAGCTCCTCGACAGCCTGAGCATCGCCGAGAACGTGTTTCTGGGCCGCCTGCTGACGAAAGGGGGCCGCATCGACCGCAAGACGATGGAGGAGCGGGCCGAGGCCCAGCTGCGGCGTCTGGGCCTGAACGTCCCGGCGACGCGCACCGTGGGCACCCTGCGTGTGGCGGCCAAGCAGCAGGTCGAGATCGCCAAGGCCCTGACCCTGAACGCCCGGCTGCTCATCCTCGACGAGCCCACGGCCGCCCTCGGCAGCGAGGAGACGGACCACCTCTTCGCCCAGGTCGAGGCGCTCAAGGCGCAGGGGGTGTCGTTCATCTACATCAGCCACCGCCTGGAGGAGATCGCGCGGATCGCCGACCGGATCGTCGTGCTGCGCGACGGCCGGCTGGTCGCCCAGCACGAGTCCTCGCAGGTGCCGGTGCGCATGCTGGTCGAGCAGATGGTCGGCCGCAGCGTGGACCGGCTGTTTCCCCCGCTGGGACAGCCGCAGCCCCAGGACGTGCTGGCCGTGGAGCACCTGACCTCCGCGACCGGGGCCTTCAGCGACATCAGCTTCAGCGTCCGGGCCGGAGAAGTCTTCGGCATCGCGGGCATCGTCGGGGCGGGGCGCACCGAGCTGGTCCGGGCCATCGCGGGGGCCGACCCCATCAAGAGTGGCCGGGTCAGCGTGGGCGGCCGGGCGCTGCGGCTGCGCGAGCCCAGCGACGCCATCCGGGCCGGCGTGGTCCTGGTTCCGGAAGACCGCAAGGGCCAGGGCGTCATCCTCAAGGACAGCATCGCGGACAACCTCAGCCTCGCCAATCTCGACCGGCTCTCCCGCAGCGGCTGGCTCTCGCCGGGCCGCGCCAGGAGTTTCGCGCAGAGTGCCATCGAGCGTCTGGGGGTCAAGGGCCGCATCGACGACAGCGCGGGCCGACTGTCGGGGGGCAACCAGCAGAAGGTGGTGATCTCCAAGTGGATCAGCCGTGATCCCAAGGTCTTCATCCTCGACGAACCCACCCGGGGCATCGACGTCGGGGCCCGCGCGGCGATCTACGAGGTCATCGCCGATCTGGCGCGCGGCGGCATGGCCGTCGTGGTGGTCAGTTCGGACCTCGAGGAAGTGCTGGGCCTGGCCCACCGCGTCATGGTGCTGGCCCGGGGCCGCAACATGGGCATTCTGGACCATGGACGCGCCACCGGGGTCGCGGTCATGGAGCTGGCGACGGCGTGAGGGCGAGCAGATACGCCACGCTGAATAGCTATTCAACCTATCCTGTGGGTATGGCTTCACTCCCGGACCCCTCCTCCGACCTCCTGAGACTGATGGCGAAGATCGCGCATCTCTACCACGGGCGCGGCCTCAAGCAGCCGGAAATCGCCTCGCAGCTCGGCCTCTCGCAGGCCCGCGTCTCCCGGCTGCTCAAACAGGCCGAACAGGTGGGGATCGTGCGCACGACGGTGCATCCCCCCCTGGGTGTCTTTACCGACCTCGAAGAGCAGCTCGAACAGAAATACGGCCTGCGCGAAGCCGTGGTGGTCGACACCGGCAACGAGGAGGAGGCGGTGATCCCCTTTCTGGGCGTGAGCGCCGCCGTCTATCTCCAGACCGCGCTGGTCGGGGCGCGCCGGATCGGCATCTCGTCGTGGAGCGAGACGCTGCTCGCCACGGTCAACGCCATGCGGCCGGTGGCGCAGAGCAGCACCACGCAGGTCGTGCAGGTGCTCGGGGGGCTGGGTACGCCCAGCTCGCAGGCGCACGCCACGCGCCTGACCGAACGCTTCGCGCAGCTGCTCGACGCCCAGGCGCTCTTCTTGCCGGTGCCCGGCGTCGTGGGCTCGGCCGAGGCGCGCGCCGCGCTCATGCAGGACCCCCACGTCCGGGAGGTCTTCGGGACCTTCGACGACCTCTCGCTCGTGCTCCTGGGGATCGGGAGCCTGGACCCCTCCAAGCTGATCCGCGAGAGCGGCAACGTGGTGAGCCCGGCAGACCAGGAAGCCCTGCGGCGCGCCGGCGCGGTCGGAGACGTCTGCCAGCGGTTTTTCGACGGCCAGGGGCACTACACGCCTGTGCCGCTGAGCGGCCGCATCCTGGGCATCGGGGCCGAGCAGCTGCGCCGCGTGCCGCGCCGGGTCGGCGTCGCGGGGGGCCGCAGCAAGTTTTTCGCCATTCAGGCCGCCGCCCGTGGGGGCTGGATCGACACCCTGATCACCGATCACCACATGGCCCAGCGTCTCCTCCAGGCCTGAGCCCTCTCCCCGGCGCGTCCCCGCACCGGACACCACACAAGGACACCATGAACATGACTCTCTTTTCTTTGCAGGGACAGACGGCTTTCGTGACGGGGGCAGGCAGCGGGATCGGGCAGCGCATCGCGGTGGGGCTGGCCGAGGCCGGGGCGGACGTGGCCTGTTTCGACCTGCCGGGCAGCGCCGACCTGGGCCGCACGGCCGAGCAGATCGGGGCCCTGGGCCGCCGCGCGCTGGTCCTCAGCGGCAGCGTCACGCAGGCGGAGGACCTCGCGGCCGCGCTGGCCCGCACCGAAGCCGAACTCGGCCCGGTCAGCGTCGCGGTGAACAGTGCCGGCATCGCCAACGCCTTTCCGGCCGAGGAGATGGAACTGGCGCAGTGGCAGCGCATGCTCGACATCAACCTCACCGGGGTCTTCCTGTCCTGCCAGGCCGAAGCGCGCGTCATGCTGCCGCGTGGTAAGGGCACCATCATCAACATCGCGTCCATGTCGGGCGACATCGTCAACCGGGGCCTGTTGCAGGCGCACTACAACACCTCCAAGGCGGGCGTCATCCACCTCACGCGGAGTCTGGCGATGGAGTGGGCGACGCGGGGGGTGCGCGTCAACGCCATCAGCCCCGGCTATACCCTCACCCCCATGAACCTGCGCCCCGAGGTGGCCGAGCAGCGCAAGGTCTTCGAGACGGAAACGCCCCTGGGCCGGATGGCGACCGTGGACGAGATGGTCGGCCCGGCCGTGTTCCTGGCCTCGCAGGCCTCGTCCTTCTGCACCGGCATCGACCTGCTGGTGGACGGCGGATTCACCTGCTGGTAGGCCCGACGACCGGACAGAGGATTTTCTGCGCGCAGTAAAGGAGCCACATGGAACAGCTCAGCCGATTTGAGGGTCAAGCCGTCGTCGTGACCGGTGCCAGCCGGGGTCTGGGGCGCGGCATCGCCCAGCGTTTTGCCCAGGAGGGCGCGAACGTCGTGGTCGCCTCGAACGAGGAAGGGGTCCACGAGGTCGCGGCCGAACTGGAAGCCCTGGGCGTGCAGGCCCTGGCCGTCGTCTGCGACGTGACCCAGAAGGCGCAGGTCGAGGACCTCTATGCCCAGGCCGTCGGCCGCTTCGGCCGCGTGGACGTGTCCGTACAGAACGCCGGGGTCATCACCATCGCCAAGGTGGAGGACCTGAGCGAGTCGGAATGGGACCTCGTCCTCGACGTGAACACCAAGGGGGTGTTCCTGTGCTGCCAGGCGGCGGCGCGGCACATGCTGCGTCAGGGCCAGGGCCGCCTGATCAACACCGCGTCCGGGCAGGCGCGCGACGGCTTCATCTATACCCCGCACTACGCCGCGTCCAAAATGGGCGTGGTCGGCATCACCCAGAGCCTCGCCAAGGAACTGGCGACGCGCGGCGTGACGGTCAACGCGATCTGTCCGGGCATCATCGCCACGGACATGTGGCAGTACAACGACGAACACTGGGGCCGCCTGCTGGGCAGCCAGGGCCAGGGCCAGCTCATGCAGGCCTGGGCGACGGAAAAGATTCCGATGCAGCGCGTGGGAACCCCCGAGGAGGTCGCCGGACTGGTGGCGTTCCTGGCCTCGCGGGACGCCGCTTACATCACCGGACAGACCATCAACATCGACGGCGGCCTGATCATGTCCTGACCCGGTGCGGCGCCCCTGTCCGGCGCCGGGTCAGCCGTTCCGGAGTCGGGACGCCAGCCGTTCCCCGAGCCAGAGCCGGAACTGCTCGGGCCAGTGGTCGCTGGCCAGGCCCCAGGCATGGAGCCCGAAGCCGTGGCCGCCCTGCGCGTAGGCATGAAGTTCCACAGGGGCGGCCCCGCGCCAGGCCCGGTACAGCTCCAGATTCGCCCCGATCACGAAGTCGCCCAGGGGATCGTCGTTGCTGTACGCGAGGAACAGGGGCGGCGGATTCTGCGGGGCGGTCACCGGCCCCCACATCGAGCCGTAGATGGGCGCGAGAAAATCCGGCCGCTGTCCGGGCGCGCCGCGCAGGGTGACCATCGCCGCGAGGTGGCCCCCGGCCGAGAAGCCCAGCATCCCCACGCAGTCGGCGCGCAGCCCCCATTCGGCGGCGTGCCCGCGGACCAGGGCCACGGCGCGCTCGCCGTCCCGGAGCAGGTGGGGCAGGTGCGCCGCGACGAGCGCTTCGAGTTCGCCGGTGTGCGCCATGACGTGCTGCATCCGTGTCTCGAAGTCCTCGTCGCGGTCGGGGGTGGGAATCAGCCGGTTCTTCAGGACGAAGGCCGCCACGCCGCGAGCCGCGAGCCAGCGCGCCACGTCGCTGCCCTCATGGTCGATGGCGAGGGTATGGTGCCCGCCGCCCGGACAGACGATCACCGCCGCGCCGGTCGCCTGCGCCGGGTCGGGCAGAAAGGCGATCAGGGTCGGCTCGGTGACGTTGCGCACCTGCCGGTAGTGAAAGGGCGCGCCCGGCGCACTGGTGAACCAGCGTTCCGGCCGCCCGCCCGCGACCGGGTCGGGCACCCCCTGCGGCCACAGGGGCAGCTCGAAGGCCGCCTGCGCGAACGGCGGCGAGGTCACCGGGCCAGCTCCGGCGCGGCGGAGTCGGCGGCGACGCCTGCAGGTGGGGGCGAGGACCGCAGCGCGCGGCGCAGGGCAGCCAGCCGGGTCTGGTGGATGCGCACGCTGAGTTCGGCGTCCGGGACCATGTGCTCGGACCCGTGGAAGGCGCCGGGATAGACGTGCAGCTCGGTAGGCACTCCGGCCTGCATGAGCCGTGTGGCGAAGGCGATGTCCTCGTCCCGGAAGGGGTCGAGTTCCCCCACGTCCAGAAAGGTGGGGGGCAGCCCGGCCAGTTGCGCGGTGCTGGCGCGGGCAGGGGCGGCGTAAAGGTCGGCGGCCTGTCCGGCGAGGTACCAGTTCCAGGCCTCGACGTTCTTGCGGCGGTCCCAGACCACGCCCAGGTCGTCGAATTCCAGGGCCGAGGCGGTCTCGCTGCGGTCGTCGATCATCGGGTACTGGGCCATCACGTAGCGCAGGGCCGGGCCTCCCCGGTCGCGGGCCAGGAGGGCGACCGCCAGGGCGAGGCCGCCCCCGGCGCTGCCGCCCGTCACCGCGAGCCGGCTGGGGTCGAAGCCGAGGTCACCGGCGTGCCCGGCCATCCAGACCAACGTCCCGAAGCAGTCGTGGACGGCGGCCGGATACGGCGCTTCGGGGGCCAGGCGGTAGCCGACCGAGACGACCACGGCTCCTAGCGCCGCGCTCAGGGTGGCGGCCTGCACGTGTTCGTGGGCGATGCTGCCCGCCCACATGCCCCCCCCGTGGATGAATAGCACGCCCGGACCGGGGTGCGGGGCGGAGGCCGGCCGGTAGAGCCGCACCGGCACGTCGGGCTCGCCGCTCAGGCCGGGCACGCGGAGGTCGTCCCAGATCACGCCCTCGGGGGCGGTCGCCGTCTGGGCGGCGAGCAGGGCGTCCCCGATCTTCCGGCGCCCGGCCGGGTCGGCGGGCCAGGGGTTCTCGAGCATCTGTGCGGCGGCGGCGCTCAGGACGGGGCGGCACTCCGGGTCAGTTCGGTCATGGAAGGTCATAGGTCGGTCCTTGCCTGGGGTACGGCAGAGAGAGGGGGCTGAGGAGGCGGAGACGGAAGTGCCGCACGACAAGGCCGCTCAGACGCTCCGGAAAGGGTCGCCGCTGGGCAGGTGCGTGACCGGCGTGCCGGGCAGGAGGTCGCGCAGCCACTCGGCCAGGTAGGCCATGCCGCCCTCCTCGCTGGTGGCGTGGCCCACCACGAGCATGGCCTTGGGACGGCCGAAGTGCGCGCTGTCGCGCAGGTACTCGCAGGTTTCCCACTCGCGGGTCTCGCCGCACAGCACGGCGTCCACGTCGTCCCGTTGCAGGGTGGCGATGGTCATCCGGCCCGGCAGCGCGCCCAGGGTCAGGCCGACGCGGCGCACGATCAGGTCGTCGGGGCCGACCACGCGCACGCTGCTCGCGCCCAGGCGGGCCTTGACCTGCCGGGCGAGCTCCAGCAGCGGGGTCGGCTCGGTGACGGCGACGCTGGTCGCGGCCCCGGCCTGCCGGGTGTCGCCCGCCTGCCCGGCGGTCATGGCGTGCACCGCCTCGTCCGGGCCGCCGGGGGGCGACTCGACCGCCCAGCCCAGTTCCCGCGCCACGCCCGTCACGATGCCGTCCGGGCGCATGAGGTGCCAGTAGTCGTGAAAGCGCCAGATGACCAGCCCGTGCCGGTCGATCAGCGCCCGTTTCTCGGCCGTCACCGGATCGCCGCCCAGCCAGGCGAGGTCGTCGGTGTCCTCGGCCGAGTAGAAGGTCGGCTCGTGGGTGACGATCAGGTTGGCCCCGAGCGCCGCCGCCTGCTCGATGACCTGCGCGGTCGCCAGGAAGGTCGTGACGACGCCGCGCAGGGGCGTGTCCGGGTCGCCGGTCTTGAAGGTGTCGGCGGTGCGGGGCAGTGTCGGCACGCCCGTCCGCGCCAGGAGGGTGTCGATGGCCTGCCGGACGGTCAGGGAGGGGGGGGTGGTCATAGGGGGACTCCTTCGGCGCGCAGGCCCTGGGCGTGCCAGGTCTGCCACTGGGGATAGAAATGACAGGCGCTCAGGCCGCCGCCCCCGGTCGGGCGCAGGGCGGGGCGCTCGGCGCGGCAGAGGTCGGCGGCGTAGGGGCAGCGCGGCGCAAACGGGCAGCCCGTGGCCGGGGGCGCCGCCGCAGCGGTCCCCTGATGCCGGACACGGCGGGCGGCTTCCTCGCTGCGGCGCCGCTGGACCCTGGGGTCGGCCACCGGGGCAGAGTCGAGAAGTTCCTGGGTGTAGGGATGGGCCGGGCGGCCGGTCACGGCGTGGGCCGGGCCGGTCTCCATCACCTGCCCCAGGTACATCACGTAGATGCGGTCGGAGAGGTAGCGCACGACCTCGATATCGTGGCTGATGAACAGGTAGCTGAGCTGACGGCGGCGCCGCTGCTCGGCCAGCAGGTTGAGGATCTGCGCCTGCACCGAGAGGTCGAGCGCACTGACCGCCTCGTCGCAGATGACGAGTTGCGGGTCCACGATCAGGGCGCGCGCGATGGCGAGGCGCTGCTTTTGCCCGCCCGAGAACTGCGCGGGGTAGCGCCCGGCCGCTTCGGGCGGCAGGCCGACCTGTTCGAGGGCGGTCGCCACCCGCGCGAGCAGCTCGGCCCCGCGCACCCCGTGGACCTCCAGCGGCTCGGCGAGCGAGCGCCCGACCCGCAGGTACGGGTTGAGCGAGGCGTCGGGGTCCTGAAAGACGACCTGCATGACCCGGCTCAGGTCGCGCCGGCCGCGTGGCCCGAGGTGCGTGATGTCGCGTCCGGCCAGTTCGATGCGGCCCGCGTGTACCGGGGTCAGGCCCAGCGCCGCCTTGGCGACCGTGGACTTCCCGGAGCCGGATTCGCCGACCACGCCCACCGTCTCGCCGGGGTCCACCCGCAGGCTGACGTGGTCGGAGGCCCGCAGCACCGGG
The genomic region above belongs to Deinococcus gobiensis I-0 and contains:
- a CDS encoding transketolase family protein, whose product is MSTETMTPQAATFDNRQAFAEELIRLAREDRRIVAVCNDSVGSSNLGAFQKEFPERLINVGIAEQDMVGVGAGLANAGFIPFVCAAGPFLSGRALEQIKADVAYSNFHVVLCAMSPGMAYGELGPTHHSIEDLAWINAIDNMTLLMPADAQQTRQAVQWSAENGRPVYMRVGRFKVPAVTPQDEPFEVGKAVQVREGRDVTLIGAGTTVSRALEAAELLAAQGYSARVLNMATIKPLDEDAVVRAARETGRIVTAEEATTHGGLGSMVAHVLALHHPTPMRTLGVTGFAPTGSAEYLLEHFGLTARGIADAALELL
- a CDS encoding sugar ABC transporter substrate-binding protein — its product is MTRTRIAALGLSTLTLLLAAAPVQAQAAGKKVTIGLAVANLQANFFNQIKQSVERTAKAQGITVITVDAKGDSATQVSQIQDLVARNVDAIIYIPAGATAAAVPVRTARAAGIPVVNVDRNAAGAPGDTFIATDSVAAAQTLGDYVCKQTGGKGNVAIIQGQLGTTPEQDRDKGFSQALAKCTGLKVVAKQASNAWAQDEGFNIAQDMLQKTPDITVFFGRADALALGAAQAAKVAGLGGKVMVVGFDGDTAGLQAVQSGTLSATMTQRTQYMGQLAVKSALDLINKKSVPKVQLQAATLTTKANVAPFLKTHP
- a CDS encoding transketolase; the encoded protein is MTRSPTTVSPPRLSRLDHLSAAERLEQSRQLSRKTRTSVLEMIQHAQLGHIGGDFSVTDILATLFSSVLHVRPEEPLWAERDRFILSKGHAAAALYATLAHQGFFPIEDLLTFMDPLSKLNGHPNRNKVPGVETNTGPLGHGLPVAVGSAIGSALKDQSWRTYVVLGDGELQEGSNWEAIMTAGHRRLGTLTAIVDRNRLQQGARTEDTNTLEPLADKWRSFGWEVHEVDGHDHAALYDVLSAEPGDRPRCVIAHTVKGKGVSFIEDRVEWHHKVPTQDQIEQARREIGE
- a CDS encoding sugar ABC transporter ATP-binding protein yields the protein MTASVHTPPLPQGPAQGQQGGLCIRGVGKRYGQNVVLEHIDLDVRPGEVVALLGENGAGKSTLSSIIAGLVRPDFGQLTWQGQPYAPVSPGDAIGQGIGLIHQETKLLDSLSIAENVFLGRLLTKGGRIDRKTMEERAEAQLRRLGLNVPATRTVGTLRVAAKQQVEIAKALTLNARLLILDEPTAALGSEETDHLFAQVEALKAQGVSFIYISHRLEEIARIADRIVVLRDGRLVAQHESSQVPVRMLVEQMVGRSVDRLFPPLGQPQPQDVLAVEHLTSATGAFSDISFSVRAGEVFGIAGIVGAGRTELVRAIAGADPIKSGRVSVGGRALRLREPSDAIRAGVVLVPEDRKGQGVILKDSIADNLSLANLDRLSRSGWLSPGRARSFAQSAIERLGVKGRIDDSAGRLSGGNQQKVVISKWISRDPKVFILDEPTRGIDVGARAAIYEVIADLARGGMAVVVVSSDLEEVLGLAHRVMVLARGRNMGILDHGRATGVAVMELATA
- a CDS encoding ABC transporter permease, producing the protein MQSPLLKAGPSPVKTPWWRGLLGTSGPLIGLILLFGVMSVATDSFLSVRNLLNVLDQMTVLGILAIGMTLVIVIGGIDLSVGAVLALSMMVMGWLANTHGWPFPLAILAALVVGGLCGLISGLLVTRLKLPAFIATLALLSVARGLANIITNGEQIVGYPEWFTNLAIVRHLGFLSATVALLILLALATAAFLRYRASGRSLYAIGGSPEVARLAGISVRRVSTWVYVASGVLAGLAGVVLAARLDSSQPSAGTGYELDAIAAVVIGGASLAGGVGSVGGTIIGVFIIGILRNGLNLIGVSPFIQQIIIGVVIAIAVSIDTLRRRER
- a CDS encoding FGGY-family carbohydrate kinase yields the protein MDASAPDCVLAIDQGTSGTKCLLVDGAGRIVARGHAPLSEQHPQPGWVNQNPEELWQSVQAAVRACLQGQEPSRVRAVGLSTQRESYLLWDRRGGQAISPLISWQDQRAPLSEELRRPETGQLVRSRSGLPLDPMFSASKAAWLLDTYDPERERSGRGEWCLGTVDSWLLFRMTGEHLTELGNASRTQLLNVHTAEWDPELLRLFRVPRAALPELRPSNGPFPALRGLAPLPDGTPIRAVLGDSHAALFAHGAFSPGAVKATYGTGSSVMGLLHDAQQLDPGLCLTVAWSMGDQVQLAAEGNVRSTGAGLKWVAELLGLSPAELAALARTVGHSPVTLVPGFGGLGAPWWDEGAVGLISNLTLGSTRADLAFAAVDSIAQQVSDVVEAVNRSVGQIQVLYTDGGATANPDLMQRQADLIDTAVLRSENAELSALGAAHLAGLGAGLWDAQALRDLPRERQTFRPQITAAERLRLRRVWREAVDRARTPQPASPDAAALTSQATRY